From the Lolium rigidum isolate FL_2022 chromosome 2, APGP_CSIRO_Lrig_0.1, whole genome shotgun sequence genome, one window contains:
- the LOC124691053 gene encoding 2-(3-amino-3-carboxypropyl)histidine synthase subunit 1-like, giving the protein MDAGDPSTALVATAADPSQSTKKKAPKRFIHTPIPPSILSDPTLAAAATSLLPAAYNFELPKTAHRIRASGARRAALQLPEGLLLFSLPLSHILGPFLAAHPSNDVLILADPTYGACCLGDRPARALAADLLVHYGHSCLVPVTSSLLPVLYVFVEIRVDALRLAAAVRGAFPDPAAAPRLALAGTVQFIAAVHAAREMLARDGYRDIVVPQAKPLSAGEILGCTAPTLKKSEGVGVVVFVADGRFHLEAFMIANPGVKAYRFDPFLGVLVLEEYDHVGMKRARKEAVLAARKATSWGVVLGTLGRQGSVKVLDRIVEHLEEKGLEHMVVLMSELSPTRMELFGDSVDAWVQIACPRLSIDWGEGFKKPVLTTFEFDVALGYVPGWWEKGSRECGSGGSSGSGCCSGSGTCGDGDCSSGDCGGNDFGGEYPMDYYSQDGGDWNGCYMKKKPSTGERRPRVRIGGSVQVEEKQGNETSF; this is encoded by the exons atggacgccgGCGACCCCTCCACCGCGCTAGTCGCCACCGCGGCAGACCCATCCCAAAGCACCAAGAAGAAGGCCCCCAAGCGATTCATCCACACCCCGATCCCGCCCTCCATCCTCTCCGACcccaccctcgccgccgccgccacctcgctcCTCCCGGCCGCCTACAACTTCGAGCTCCCGAAAACCGCCCACCGCATCCGCGCCTCAggcgcgcgccgcgccgcgctgCAGCTGCCCGAgggcctcctcctcttctcccttcCCCTCTCCCACATCCTCGGCCCCTTCCTCGCCGCCCACCCCTCCAACGACGTGCTCATCCTCGCCGACCCGACCTACGGCGCCTGCTGCCTGGGCGACCGCCCCGCCAGGGCGCTCGCCGCCGACCTCCTCGTCCACTACGGCCACTCCTGCCTCGTGCCCGtcacctcctccctcctcccggtGCTCTACGTCTTCGTCGAGATCCGCGTCGACGcgctccgcctcgccgccgccgtccgcggcGCCTTCCCGGACCCGGCGGCCGCGCCGCGCCTCGCGCTCGCCGGCACCGTGCAGTTCATCGCGGCCGTGCACGCCGCGCGCGAGATGCTCGCGCGGGACGGGTACCGCGACATCGTGGTCCCGCAGGCGAAACCCCTCTCCGCCGGCGAGATCCTCGGGTGCACCGCGCCTACTCTGAAAAAATCAGAGGGTGTGggcgtggtggtgttcgtcgccgACGGCAGGTTCCACCTCGAGGCGTTCATGATCGCCAACCCCGGGGTGAAGGCCTACCGGTTCGACCCGTTTCTTGGTGTGCTCGTGCTGGAGGAGTATGACCATGTTGGGATGAAGCGGGCGAGGAAGGAGGCGGTGCTGGCAGCGAGGAAGGCCACGAGCTGGGGAGTTGTGCTTGGCACGCTTGGCCGACAGGGGAGCGTGAAGGTTCTCGACCGGATCGTAGAGCATCTGGAGGAGAAAGGGTTGGAGCACATGGTGGTGCTCATGTCCGAGCTCTCCCCGACCAGGATGGAGCTGTTTGGGGATTCTGTGGATGCATGGGTGCAGATTGCGTGTCCTCGGTTGTCGATCGATTGGGGGGAGGGATTCAAGAAGCCGGTGCTGACAACGTTCGAGTTTGATGTTGCACTAGGGTATGTTCCTGGGTGGTGGGAGAAAGGTAGTAGGGAATGTGGCAGTGGAGGTAGCAGTGGCAGTGGCTGCTGCTCAGGATCAGGAACTTGCGGAGATGGTGATTGCAGTAGTGGCGACTGTGGTGGAAATGATTTTGGAGGGGAGTATCCGATGGATTACTATTCGCAGGACGGGGGTGATTGGAATGGCTGCTACATGAAGAAGAAACCCTCCACTGGCGAGAGAAGGCCGCGAGTTCGAATCG GCGGCAGTGTTCAAGTTGAGGAGAAGCAGGGAAATGAAACATCGTTCTGA